The Flavobacteriales bacterium genome contains the following window.
TCGTGGTTCAAGTGGTGTTCCACCCGGATGTGCGCAGGAAGAGTGCGCAGATAGGCCCGTTGATCGTCACGCACGAGTTCGTTCGTGCGGGCGATGGATACGGCACCGTTGGCCTTCTCCTCATCCGTCTTGTAGGCGCAACCGCAATCATCGCTCGATCTTCCGATGCCGAAGTCATAGTTGCCCGCGACGGTCGGAATTCCACGACCACGGATCAGATCGACGACCTCGTTGGGCCAGGCGTTGTAACCGACCAGATCGCCGAGGCAATAGATCGCATCGGGTTTGCGCCGATCGATGTCCGCCAGCACGGCTTCGAGAGCGGGCAGGTTCGCGTGGATGTCGCTGAAGAGGGCGATGCGCATGGTTCAGGGCGTTGATCCGGGCGGTTTTCTAAGCAGCCTCCACACGCCGGTGGCCAGAATCGCTCCAAGCGCGGGGGCGAGGATGTACAACCAGAGCGAACGCAGCTCACCGGAGACCAGTGCCGGTGCGATGCTCCGGGCCGGGTTCATGCTTGCCCCACAGATCGGTCCGGCGAAAAGTGCTTCAAGCCCCACCACCGATCCAATGGCGATCCCCGCCATGAGACCGGTCTCCTTCGAACCTTGTGACACCTGCAAGATCACGAGCATGAGGAAGAAGGTGAGCAGCAGCTCCAGGATGAAGGATTGCATGTCGCTGCCAGATGGAAGGGTCGAGCCCAAGGAATGGTTCTCAGGGAAAAGGGATCGCAGGGTCAGTGAGGCGAGTACTGCACCACCCAGCTGTGCGGCGATGTACGATGGTGCTTGTATCGCTGGGAATCGTTTGGCCACAACAAAGCCGAGCGTCACAGCGGGATTCAAGTGTGCGCCAGAGACATCGCCGAACGCGTAGATCATCGCCAGCACGATCAAGCCGAATGTGGCCGCGACTCCGAGGTGCCCGATCACACCGGTCTGCTCGTTGATGATGATGGCGC
Protein-coding sequences here:
- a CDS encoding aquaporin, coding for MRRYVAELIGTYALVFAGTGAIIINEQTGVIGHLGVAATFGLIVLAMIYAFGDVSGAHLNPAVTLGFVVAKRFPAIQAPSYIAAQLGGAVLASLTLRSLFPENHSLGSTLPSGSDMQSFILELLLTFFLMLVILQVSQGSKETGLMAGIAIGSVVGLEALFAGPICGASMNPARSIAPALVSGELRSLWLYILAPALGAILATGVWRLLRKPPGSTP